CGCTTCGGGATCGGTCTGCGCGCACAGCGCGCGTTCCTGCCACTGGTCTTCGTCATCGGCCGAATCCGGCGTCGCATCGATGATCGGGTCTGGCACCAAACTCAAGTGAGCGCGTGCCATTACCCCCATCGTCTGCGAACCGGTAATGGACTGCGGCAACCCCATCGTGCCGAACACGTGCTCATAGGACATTTCCGCCTCCTCACCTGGTTTCGTAGATCTTTTGCATGTCGCCCACTATTGAAGTGTGCCCAACTCGTTCGAACACTTGGTCGAATCGCGGTCTGGGACACCGAAACCGGCTGGTCCGACCGGGAAATGACACTGATGTGATTAGACACTTATGCAGTGGCCCGGTCAAGCGATTGAACCGAAATTAATACCATTTCCCTTGGATAATTCGGCGAGTCGATGCCCCGGCGTGTCCTCGGAGTGACGCGATCGTGACCGCGTTCGTCGCCGAAACGGCCGACCGCCTAGTGTCGATCGGTGTGAAGATCACCGTTCTGGTCGGCGGCGTCGGGGGCGCCCGCTTCCTGCTGGGCGTACAGCGATTGCTCGGCCTGGGCCAGTTCGCCGGCCAGATATCCGGAGCCACAGGCGATCTTGATCACGCGCTGACGGCCGTGGTCAACATCGGCGATGACGCATGGATGCACGGTGTGCGCATCTGTCCCGACCTCGACACCTGCATGTACACCTTAGGTGGAGGTATCGACCCCGAGCGCGGCTGGGGACATCGCAACGAGACGTGGCACGCGAAAGAAGAATTGGCGGCCTACGGTGTCCAACCCGATTGGTTCGGCCTGGGCGACCGCGACCTCGCCACACATCTGGTGCGAAGTCAGATGCTGCGTGCGGGATATCCCCTGTCGCAGGTGACCGAGGCGCTGTGCCACCGCTGGCAGCCGGGGGCCACGCTCCTGCCGGCCAGTGACGACCGGTGCGAAACCCACGTTGTGATCGACGATCCCGACACCGGGGACCGCAAAGCCATCCACTTCCAGGAGTGGTGGGTGCGCTACCGGGCCCAGGTGCCCACTCACAGTTTCGCGTTCGTGGGGTCCGAAAACGCCACTGCCGGGCCCGGTGTCGTCGACGCGATCACCGAAGCCGACGTCGTCATGCTCGCCCCGTCGAACCCGGTGGTGAGCATCGGAGCAATCCTCGCCATCCCCGGTGTCCGCGCCGCGCTGCGCTCCACACCCGCCCCGGTCGTCGGCTACTCCCCCATCATC
This is a stretch of genomic DNA from Mycobacterium sp. ELW1. It encodes these proteins:
- a CDS encoding WhiB family transcriptional regulator; translated protein: MSYEHVFGTMGLPQSITGSQTMGVMARAHLSLVPDPIIDATPDSADDEDQWQERALCAQTDPEAFFPEKGGSTREAKRICLGCEVRESCLEYALANDERFGIWGGLSERERRRLKRGII
- the cofD gene encoding 2-phospho-L-lactate transferase, translating into MKITVLVGGVGGARFLLGVQRLLGLGQFAGQISGATGDLDHALTAVVNIGDDAWMHGVRICPDLDTCMYTLGGGIDPERGWGHRNETWHAKEELAAYGVQPDWFGLGDRDLATHLVRSQMLRAGYPLSQVTEALCHRWQPGATLLPASDDRCETHVVIDDPDTGDRKAIHFQEWWVRYRAQVPTHSFAFVGSENATAGPGVVDAITEADVVMLAPSNPVVSIGAILAIPGVRAALRSTPAPVVGYSPIIGGKPLRGMADECLSVIGVETSSHAVARHYGARSATGILDYWLVSEGDHADVAGLTVHSIPLLMSDPAATAEMVRAGLELAGVQR